The Dreissena polymorpha isolate Duluth1 chromosome 8, UMN_Dpol_1.0, whole genome shotgun sequence genome includes the window aaatgttccgttaagttcccaaatgagaatacaaatttataatccgaaacacacttccgatgttttaatgttaacacgacgtttacaaatgctttcaatatagtcgtcatgtatatttcccgacaaaagagcgcgaaaattatgcggcaatgcacaacgtcaaggtatacgagtgtgcaagtattgatttttttatacaaactgtgtagcgcagagaacattgaatgaGCGACTTTAGTGAGTAATGTCCCCTGTTTTCCGATATAGGTGGCGCTCTGGTCGAGTAGGTTCATCTATGCGGATATGTTCGGATTTTATCATAAAATTATCGCCATTGTTATTCAGCGAAGCGTTTGACAGCTTGAcaatagaaacataaaataatgccTCAAACCATGTGTTGCGTTCCCTTTTGTTCACGAAAAGGTCGACACAAGTTCCCGAAAGACAAACAACGTCAAGCAGCATGGGTACAAGCTATTCGACGGGTGAAAACAAAGTTCGAAATCTGGACTCCATCCGAATACTCGTACGTGTGTGAAAACCACTTCACCGAAGATGATTACCACACAATAACATATGCAGGTAGGTTGTTTGATTAATTTATGTTGAAAAACATCACAAATGCAAAAACATATTACGCTTATAATGCTGAATTTGTGTTTTCTCTCCATTAGATAATCGTggcaaatatatcattttaagtgTATGGACATGGTGaacgtgtacatgtatatactaaaagtctaaatgtatttgtttccaggcttatttttcatatattttctaTCACCAATGACAGTACTGCTACACAAtgttattttgttgatttatttaatatgcattatGTGATATTGACATATTGCTGGTAATAAATTAACACTATATTTTGGTGTAATAAGGcagacttttttctgtttactCATTCTGTAATCCATTAACAAAATCTGCAGCAAATTCATACATGCATTTGTTTATGGCATACTTTTTTTCCAGGAAATGAAAGACGTAAGCGGGCATTGCGAAAAACAGCTGTCCCTAGTATTTTTTCCTGGACGAACAAGGCGACTGTTGCTAAGAGCCAGGAGAGAAAGGAACGTCGTCTAGAAAGAGAAAACCGGAAACGTAAGCTGTTTGAAGATGTAACAAATATGGAACAGTCTGGTGAAAACACAAGCTTTGAACCAGAGTACATTGCCACAAAAATTGACATTGTTACCACTGATATCGATGTGGGTGCTAGCGAAGAAGTTGTGACACAGCAGGAATGTGTCGAGCAAATAATCTCGATCACAGATGAAAAGGTGACATTTATGGACTCATTTGTACAAACAGAGTGTGAAACGGAAGATGCCGCAATACAAACAACAACTACACTTGCATTTAGCATCAACAAGTTCGAGGATGATGAAGCTGCTGTTCATTTCTACACTGGACTCGAAAATTACATgaagttcttttttgttttgaacaCACTCGGACCAGCAGCATACCATCTTAATTGTGTGTATCATTCTATAACAAGTATAAGTGTTGCTGATCAATTTTTTATTACGTTGATTAAATTAAGGCGACACATGACAAACTTTGAACTGTCGCGATTATTTAATGTTTCGGAAAGTGTTGTGTCAAACATTTTTATTACGTGGGTCTTGTTCATGGAAAAACAGTGGAAAGAAATTAACATTTGGCCATCACAAACTTTAGTCCACTATTTTGCTCCAAGCAGCTTCAAGAGACTGTACCCCAAAACACGGGTTATAATTGATGGTACTGAGTGCCCAATTAAAAAGCCAAAGAATCCAACAGCTCAACAAGCCACTTTTTCGACTTACAAGAACCGAAATACAGGTAAGGTTTTGGTTGGCAGTACCCCTGGCGGTCTTATTTCTTATGTGTCTCCAGCCTATGGGGGTGCTACAAGTGATAGGCAAATAGTTGAACGGAGTTCACTGACCAGGCTTTGTTCCAAAAGTGACAGTATAATGGCTGATAAAGGTTTCAATGTGCAGGACATTTTTGCACCACATGATGTGCATATCAATATACCAACCTTATTTAAGAAGCAAAATAGAATTTCGAATGAAACTGCTATTAAAGATAGAAAAATTTCAAGAAAACGTGTTCATGTAGAAAGAATTATTGGGCTAGGAAAAACATACAAAATTTTAACTGAACCTTTGACTAGCACAGAGACTAAGTTGTCATCAGagataatttttgtttgtttcatgctATGTAATTTCAGGAATGGCATAGTGTCTACATATGCTTAAAGAATAGCTACAATCAAAGTTTTGTA containing:
- the LOC127841337 gene encoding THAP domain-containing protein 5-like isoform X2, whose translation is MPQTMCCVPFCSRKGRHKFPKDKQRQAAWVQAIRRVKTKFEIWTPSEYSYVCENHFTEDDYHTITYAGNERRKRALRKTAVPSIFSWTNKATVAKSQERKERRLERENRKRKLFEDVTNMEQSGENTSFEPEYIATKIDIVTTDIDVGASEEVVTQQECVEQIISITDEKVTFMDSFVQTECETEDAAIQTTTTLAFSINKFEDDEAAVHFYTGLENYMKFFFVLVGSTPGGLISYVSPAYGGATSDRQIVERSSLTRLCSKSDSIMADKGFNVQDIFAPHDVHINIPTLFKKQNRISNETAIKDRKISRKRVHVERIIGLGKTYKILTEPLTSTETKLSSEIIFVCFMLCNFRNGIVSTYA
- the LOC127841337 gene encoding uncharacterized protein LOC127841337 isoform X1, whose product is MPQTMCCVPFCSRKGRHKFPKDKQRQAAWVQAIRRVKTKFEIWTPSEYSYVCENHFTEDDYHTITYAGNERRKRALRKTAVPSIFSWTNKATVAKSQERKERRLERENRKRKLFEDVTNMEQSGENTSFEPEYIATKIDIVTTDIDVGASEEVVTQQECVEQIISITDEKVTFMDSFVQTECETEDAAIQTTTTLAFSINKFEDDEAAVHFYTGLENYMKFFFVLNTLGPAAYHLNCVYHSITSISVADQFFITLIKLRRHMTNFELSRLFNVSESVVSNIFITWVLFMEKQWKEINIWPSQTLVHYFAPSSFKRLYPKTRVIIDGTECPIKKPKNPTAQQATFSTYKNRNTGKVLVGSTPGGLISYVSPAYGGATSDRQIVERSSLTRLCSKSDSIMADKGFNVQDIFAPHDVHINIPTLFKKQNRISNETAIKDRKISRKRVHVERIIGLGKTYKILTEPLTSTETKLSSEIIFVCFMLCNFRNGIVSTYA